A segment of the Malassezia restricta chromosome V, complete sequence genome:
CCGGCCGGAAAAGGAGCACGAGATGCAATTGCGTATCGTACATGGTCTCCTGCAGAAGTATCCCAAGCTCAAGAGCGCCACAAGCTCGGCTCGTGCCTTGCGCCTTACGCTGATTGGCAGCTGTCGAAATGACGCAGACCGTGAGCGTGTGGCATCTCTCCGCATGCTCGCCAAGGAGCTCTCTATCGAGAACCACATCGAGTGGTGCATTGACGCACCTTATGAGCTGATGCTCGACAAATTGAGCTCAGCGAACATCGGCTTGAGCACGATGATCGATGAGCACTTTGGTATCTCGGTGGTGGAGTACATGGCCGCCGGTCTCTTGACACTATCCCACGCTTCAGCCGGCCCGCTCATGGACATCGCGGTGCCGGTAAATGGTTCTGAGACAGGCTTCCATGCTCATACACTGGACGAGTACGTGGACACAGCGTACCGCCTGATTATGATGCCCACACAGTCGACGCTTCGGATCCGTCAAATGGCTCGTGAGCGGGTTGCCACCATGTTCAGTGACGAGGCATTCCATCGCCGCTGGCGTGAACATCTCTGGAACGAACTCGTGCCGCCACAACTTGTCGCagagcgcgagcgacggcgtgccgagcgcacggcggcgATCGCAGCTGCACCGTCGGGCCGGGCCCAAGATAGGTAGTAGCACTAGCGTTTGGAATCATGGCTGCTTCAGCAACTATGGCAGAATACAAGGGGTTTTCATTTGGTACATTTAGATACGACCGGCCTCCTTGAGCTTGCTaatgagctcgtcgacattTTCGACCTTGGCGCCTCCCTGCCGCTGCGGTGGCTCCGACACCTTGAGCGTTTCGAGGCGAGGCTCAATATCCTTCTCGAGGCCGAGGTCGGCCACCGAGTACTTGACGACCTTCTTCTTTTTGGCCTTCATAATGTTGGGCAGCGAGGCGTAGCGCGGCTCGTTGAGACGCAGGTCGGTCGTCAAGACCAAAGGCACGTGCGTCTCAACTACAGCAAGACCGCCGTCGACCTCTCGGGTCACCGTGACCTTGTCGCCCTTGTCGCCCTTGCCCTCGAGTTCGACCTTCGAGGCAAAGGTCGCCTGGGGCCACTTGAGCAGGCCTGCCAGCATCTGACCCGTTTGGCTAGCATCATCATCGATGGCCTGCTTTCCGAGAAGAACAAGACCAATCTCGTCGGAGCTGGCCTCCTTATCGACAATCGCGCGCAGGATTTTACTCACAGCCAGCGGCTCAATAGGACCAGGCACTTCCACATGGATGGCGTCATCCGCACCCAtagccagcgccgtgcgcaaCACATCTTGCGACTTGGCAGGACCAGCCGTCACGGCCGTAATGCGCTTAATAGCGTCCTTGTTACGCTCGCGCATACGCACGGCCTCTTCCACGGCAATCTCATCGAACGGGTTCATGGAATGCTGTACATTGGTGTCCACACCCTTGCCATCCGATGCGACACGGATTTTGACAGCATAGTCAATGCTGCGCTTCACGGGCACGAGCACACGAAGCTGGTTCACA
Coding sequences within it:
- a CDS encoding electron transfer flavoprotein beta subunit, producing MRASLVNQLRVLVPVKRSIDYAVKIRVASDGKGVDTNVQHSMNPFDEIAVEEAVRMRERNKDAIKRITAVTAGPAKSQDVLRTALAMGADDAIHVEVPGPIEPLAVSKILRAIVDKEASSDEIGLVLLGKQAIDDDASQTGQMLAGLLKWPQATFASKVELEGKGDKGDKVTVTREVDGGLAVVETHVPLVLTTDLRLNEPRYASLPNIMKAKKKKVVKYSVADLGLEKDIEPRLETLKVSEPPQRQGGAKVENVDELISKLKEAGRI